One window of Quercus robur chromosome 12, dhQueRobu3.1, whole genome shotgun sequence genomic DNA carries:
- the LOC126709841 gene encoding probable aspartic proteinase GIP1, whose protein sequence is MFLLPFLVLTFSLVFVLSHQTALLAPITKDHTTHQYTIQAHLKTPLQPTKLLLHLGASFSWLDCYQNYTSSTFSHVPCNSSLCSSFHSLACSNCYSPQGPACANDTCALFPENPLTRKATLANALLDSLALPTTDGSTQLSQLGGLVPDFLFSCSQTSLLQGLAKGVAGLAALGRSNFSLPAQVSRSLSLPRYFALCLSGSRSEPGPVFLGSSGPYFFNSKIDLSKSLIYTPLILNPVGSTVITYYLQPSDEYFIGLTSIKVNGKAVPINASLLTVDENGFGGTKISTVDPYTVLETSIYKAFNDLFVKEALGLNLTVTANTVEPFGVCYAGKDIMSTRVGPAVPTVDLVMQGDDVFWRVFGSNSMVRIERSDADVWCLGFVDGGPHARTSVVIGGHQLEDNLLQFDLESERLGFSSSILVKGTTCANFNFTSTSSKRIVK, encoded by the coding sequence ATGTTTCTTCTCCCTTTCCTTGTTCTCACTTTCTcacttgtttttgttctctctcaCCAAACAGCTCTACTAGCACCTATTACAAAAGACCACACCACCCACCAATACACCATCCAAGCACACCTCAAAACCCCGCTCCAACCCACCAAGCTACTCCTCCACCTCGGCGCCTCCTTCTCCTGGCTCGACTGCTATCAAAACTACACTTCCTCCACCTTCTCCCACGTCCCCTGCAACTCCTCTCTCTGCTCTTCCTTCCACTCCCTCGCCTGCTCCAACTGCTACAGCCCCCAAGGTCCCGCCTGCGCCAACGACACCTGCGCCCTCTTCCCCGAAAACCCGCTCACTCGCAAAGCCACGCTCGCCAACGCGCTCCTCGACTCGCTCGCTCTGCCCACCACCGACGGGTCCACTCAGTTGAGTCAGCTCGGCGGACTCGTCCCCGACTTCCTCTTCTCCTGTTCCCAAACCTCCCTCCTCCAGGGCCTCGCCAAAGGGGTCGCCGGTTTGGCCGCGCTGGGCCGGTCCAATTTCTCGCTCCCGGCGCAGGTTAGCAGATCCCTCTCTCTGCCTCGCTATTTTGCGCTTTGCTTGTCCGGTTCGCGGTCTGAACCCGGCCCGGTCTTCTTGGGTTCGAGTGGGCCCTACTTTTTCAACTCCAAAATTGACCTTTCCAAGTCGCTTATTTACACTCCTCTCATTCTCAACCCGGTTGGGAGTACTGTGATCACGTACTATTTACAGCCGTCTGATGAGTATTTCATAGGTTTGACTTCAATCAAAGTCAACGGAAAAGCCGTTCCCATCAATGCCTCGCTCCTGACCGTTGATGAGAACGGTTTTGGTGGGACCAAGATCAGCACCGTTGATCCCTACACGGTGTTAGAGACGTCCATTTACAAAGCGTTTAATGATCTGTTTGTAAAGGAAGCCCTGGGTTTGAACTTAACGGTAACGGCAAATACCGTGGAGCCATTCGGTGTGTGCTATGCTGGAAAAGATATCATGAGTACTCGCGTGGGACCGGCTGTCCCGACCGTTGATCTCGTGATGCAAGGTGATGATGTGTTTTGGAGGGTTTTTGGGTCTAATTCGATGGTTAGGATTGAGAGGAGCGATGCTGACGTGTGGTGTTTGGGGTTTGTGGATGGTGGACCCCATGCAAGAACTTCAGTCGTGATTGGTGGGCATCAATTGGAGGATAATCTTCTACAATTTGATCTTGAATCAGAGAGATTGGGATTTAGCTCATCAATTTTGGTTAAAGGGACCACATGTGCCAACTTTAATTTTACATCTACTTCTAGTAAACGCATAGTCAAATAG